Within Planctomycetota bacterium, the genomic segment GGAGCTGCCCGGCACGAAGTCGAACGTCGTCACCACCGACCGCACATCACCGTAGCCGTAGGAGATCCACGCGCCGGTCCCGGAGAGCGTGTTGGTGCCCCAGCGCATCGAGCGGGCGGCCATGTTCGCCTTGTAGCCGGCGGCATCGCCTCCCGAGGCGACCTCGGTCCACGTCCACGGGGACGCCGACGTGTTCACGCTCCACTCCGTCAGCCCCGGCTGCCGGTCGCGACCGGCGCCGATCATCGTCACCGCCGTCCCCACTGCCGGCGGCGCCGCGGCGATCCGCGGGGCGACGATCCCGGACGGGATGACCGTGAGCCGGTACATCATCAGGTCGGTGTCCGCCGTCATCCCCGGCACGCCGGCATTGGTGAGCCGGACCTCGGAGCCGGGGACGGCGAAGTAGGTGCTGCCCGAGAGGGTGATCGGCCCCGACCAGACGTGGGCCGCGGTGAGGACCCAGCCGTTGCCCACGTAGACGCCGGTGCCGATCCCCCGGGCGCCGACGGCGGCCCAGCCCGGATCGTCGGGAGGGGCAGTGGTGTTGCCGCTGCCGGTGGTCGTCTGGATGATCACCGCAGGGGCGGTCGGGGCGACTAGCGACAGTCCCGCGACCACGAGCCACAGGAAGCCCGACGGCTCCGGGCCGCCGTTGCGTACGCGTGCCATCAGCCACCCTCCGCGGCCGCGCCCTCCCGGCCCACACCCAGTTCTACTCCGCGCGGCGCCGCCGGACCAGGCGCCGTCCGGCTCAGGCCCGCCGCAGCGTGGTGAACAGGGCGTGGGCACCGCCGGGGGAGAACTCCGCGCCGGCGATCCCCGGCACGACCTCGAACCGGGCCGGCTCGATCGACTCGACCGTGAAACCGTCGGCGAACGCCGTGCGGATCTCCCCCTCCGACACGCGCCGTGGTCCCTGCTCGCCCGGCTCGGCCGGTGACATCGAGAGGATGAAGACCCGCGCCCCCGGCTCCAGCAGCCGGCGCAACGCCGCCACGTAGCGGGCGCGGGCCGCGTCGTCGAACGAATGGAACAACCCTGAGTCGGTGACCGCGTCGAACCGCGCGGGGATCTCACCGACGGCCAACGCGTCCATCTCCAGGAAGGTCGCCTCGACACCGGCGCGGCGTGCCTTGTCGCGCGCGGCCGCGAGCGGCGCCGCGAGGAAGTCGACGCCGGTCACGGCGTGGCCGCGCTCCGCGAGCCAGATCGCCAGATCGCCGCTCCCGCAACCGCAGTCGAGGATGCGGCCGCCGATCCGGTCGCCGGCGGCGACGAAGGCGTGCTGCGGCCGGCCGATGTCCCACGGGGCGGTGGGGAGGGCGTAATAGTCGCTGAAGCGCTCGCGCGCCGTGTCGTTGCGGCTGGTCATGGTCGCCTGCTACCGCCGCCCCTTCGCCGGCATCTTCGCGGCCGGCTTCACCGCACCCTGGCCGTCGACGAGGACGTCGATCGTGCCGCTCTCCACCCGGTACAGCCAGCCGTGGATCCGCGGCAGGGTACCATGGCCCGCGCCGGCTCCGCCAATCGCCGACCGGGGTGATGGTTGCCCTTGCACCGCGGCCGCCCGGGACGGGAAAACCTCCGCATCGCCCCCGTGGCGGAATCGGCACACGTCGCCGACCCCCGGCCGCGAGCGGCACGCTTTCACCGACCAGCGGGCACACGACCGTGGATTGGCAAAGCCTCCTCACCGCGGTGGTCGTCGTCGTCACGCTGGTGCTGCTGTCGTCGGCGCAGCGCGCCCCCGACATGGCGATGATCGGCGGCGTGGTGGTGCTCCTCGCCGCCGGGGTCCTGACCCCCGACGAGGCCCTCAAGGGGATGGCCAACGAGGGAATGATCACCGTCGCGGCGCTGTTCGTGGTGGCCGCGGCGGTCGAGCGGACCGGCGCCCTGGCGCTGGTCGTCGACCGGGTGCTCGGCAGGCCGAAGTCGCTCGAAGCGGCGCAGTTCCGCACGATGGCCGGGCCGGCGCTGGTGTCGGCGTTGATGAACAACACCCCCGTCGTCGCCCTGATGGTGCCGGCGATCCGTACATGGGCCGCCAAGCACCGGCTCAGTGTGTCGAAGCTGCTGATGCCGATGAACGCCGCGGTCGTCCTCGGCGGCCTGTGCACGCTGATCGGCACGAGCACCAACGTCGTCGTCAGCGGCCTGCTCAAGGCCAAGACCGGGGAGCCGATGGGGATGTTCGACATCTCCTGGCTCGGCGTGCCGCTGCTGGCGGTGGGATTCGTCTACCTGCTCGTCGCCAGCCGGCACCTCCTCGTCGACCGGCGCCCGGCGATCAGCGAGACCGACGACCCGCGTCAGTATTCGGTCGAGATGGAGGTCGATCCCGCCAGCGCGCTGGTGGGGCGGACGATCGAGGAGGCGGGGCTCCGCGGCCTCGACGGGCTGTTCCTCATGGAGATCGACCGGGCCGGCCACGTGCTCGCCGCGGTCGCCCCGAGCGAACGCCTCGAGGCCGGCGACCGGCTGGTGTTCGTCGGCGTGATCGACAGCGTCGTCGAGTTGCAGAAGATCCGCGGCCTGCGCCCCGCCACCGACCAGGTGTTCCAGCTCGACGGGCCACGCAGCGAGCGCGTACTGGTGGAGGCGGTCGTCTCGCCGGCCTGCCCGGCAGTCGGCCTGTCGATCCGCGACGGCCGCTTCCGCACCGCCTACGACGCGGTGGTGATCGCCGTGGCCCGCAACGGCGAGCGCCTCCAGGGGAAGCTCGGCGACATCGTCCTCGAGCCGGGCGACACGCTCCTCCTCGAGGCGAGCCCCGGTTTCATCGAGCGCAACCGATCGCGCCGCCACTTCTACCTCGTCAGCGAGATCGCCGGTGCCCAGCCCCCACGGCACGACCGGGCCTGGATCGCCGGCGCGGTCCTGGTGGCGATGGTCGCCGCCGCCGCCAGCGATCGGGTGCCGATGGTCGCCGCGGCCCTCGTCGCCGCCGGCGTGGTGATCGCCACGCGCTGCATATCGGCCGGCGAGGCGCGGCGGGCGATCGAGTGGGAGTCGCTGCTGCTGATCGCCGCCAGCTTCGGCCTCGCCAGGGCGCTGGAGAAGACCGGCCTGGCCGGGATGCTGGCTCAGGCCACGATCTCGGCCGCCGGGTCGAACCCCTCCGCCGTGCTGGCGGCCGTCTACCTGGTGGCGATGCTGTTCACCGAACTGATGAGCAACAACGCCGCGGCGGTGCTCGTGTTCCCGATCGCCTGGCAGGCAGCGGCGGACCTCGGCGTCAATCCGCTGCCGTTCGTGATAGCGATCACGGTCGCCGCCAGCTGCGGCTTCGCGACGCCGATGGGCTACCAGACCAACCTCATGATCTACGGCCCGGGCGGCTACCGGTTTTCCGACTACCTGCGCTTCGGCGGCCCGCTCAACCTGCTGGTGATGGCCGTCACGGTGGCACTGGCACCGCTGATCTGGCCGTACGGTGCCCGGGCGACCGCACCCGCCGCCACCACGCCCCGGCCGGCGGCCGCGCTCGCTCCCGCTCCGCCCCCCGGCGAGCCGGGCGCTCAGCCGGCAGCGATCCCGGCGACGACGTCGGCGAGCCGGTCGATCTCGGCGACGGTGTTGTAGAACGCCAGCGACGGGCGCACGGTCGCCTCGAGACCGAAGTGCCGCAGCGA encodes:
- a CDS encoding PEP-CTERM sorting domain-containing protein codes for the protein MARVRNGGPEPSGFLWLVVAGLSLVAPTAPAVIIQTTTGSGNTTAPPDDPGWAAVGARGIGTGVYVGNGWVLTAAHVWSGPITLSGSTYFAVPGSEVRLTNAGVPGMTADTDLMMYRLTVIPSGIVAPRIAAAPPAVGTAVTMIGAGRDRQPGLTEWSVNTSASPWTWTEVASGGDAAGYKANMAARSMRWGTNTLSGTGAWISYGYGDVRSVVTTFDFVPGSSEAQASYGDSGGGVFTKNGADWELAGLMLAVAGYSGQPDAGANAVFGNETFSADLALYRPQIMAIVPEPSALLLAGIGAGWLLLRRRRA
- a CDS encoding methyltransferase domain-containing protein — translated: MTSRNDTARERFSDYYALPTAPWDIGRPQHAFVAAGDRIGGRILDCGCGSGDLAIWLAERGHAVTGVDFLAAPLAAARDKARRAGVEATFLEMDALAVGEIPARFDAVTDSGLFHSFDDAARARYVAALRRLLEPGARVFILSMSPAEPGEQGPRRVSEGEIRTAFADGFTVESIEPARFEVVPGIAGAEFSPGGAHALFTTLRRA
- a CDS encoding SLC13 family permease; protein product: MDWQSLLTAVVVVVTLVLLSSAQRAPDMAMIGGVVVLLAAGVLTPDEALKGMANEGMITVAALFVVAAAVERTGALALVVDRVLGRPKSLEAAQFRTMAGPALVSALMNNTPVVALMVPAIRTWAAKHRLSVSKLLMPMNAAVVLGGLCTLIGTSTNVVVSGLLKAKTGEPMGMFDISWLGVPLLAVGFVYLLVASRHLLVDRRPAISETDDPRQYSVEMEVDPASALVGRTIEEAGLRGLDGLFLMEIDRAGHVLAAVAPSERLEAGDRLVFVGVIDSVVELQKIRGLRPATDQVFQLDGPRSERVLVEAVVSPACPAVGLSIRDGRFRTAYDAVVIAVARNGERLQGKLGDIVLEPGDTLLLEASPGFIERNRSRRHFYLVSEIAGAQPPRHDRAWIAGAVLVAMVAAAASDRVPMVAAALVAAGVVIATRCISAGEARRAIEWESLLLIAASFGLARALEKTGLAGMLAQATISAAGSNPSAVLAAVYLVAMLFTELMSNNAAAVLVFPIAWQAAADLGVNPLPFVIAITVAASCGFATPMGYQTNLMIYGPGGYRFSDYLRFGGPLNLLVMAVTVALAPLIWPYGARATAPAATTPRPAAALAPAPPPGEPGAQPAAIPATTSASRSISATVL